The following proteins are encoded in a genomic region of Oncorhynchus kisutch isolate 150728-3 linkage group LG18, Okis_V2, whole genome shotgun sequence:
- the LOC109909891 gene encoding transferrin receptor protein 1-like: MAATVNQVRSSLSKMFKSERYSPFTLQSDGESHVEVKLSDDIDDHAPSEQAGQPGGSPSYRPRPKRNYRMCYLALGILFIFIIGYLIGYVSHRSPLQEPIPCDSEQEKGVAKKAIVEYSLSWTNITSLLARRLTPDAFNSRLSDVEQTDHTAGSTGDNILGNHVLESFKSLEMEPWTDTHYVQLQMPNSEKPNRVLIGQDEVCQPKGYLAYSATGKAKGKAVYGNYGSQEDLALLQTLKVELNSTVILLRASGQISLAQQVANVAALGVSAVLIYPEHKTETTELYGHVHLGSGDPYTPGFPSFNHTQFPPTQSSGLPNVLAQSITAQTAVKILKRIGGPDSPPSFKGKLDNVKYTLGGASSEDVTVEVNNVLQDTEIHNVFGVIKGFIEPDRYVVLGAQRDAWGPGYAKSTVGTTLLLELARAVSEMVHTDGFRPRRSLVFASWSAGEYGSVGATEWLEGYLSSLDRRVVTYISLDGVVTGNYAVNASASPLLHSLLERTMKEVKNPIGFGESGKSLYDHVAGVNFEKAVFKPMQMEDSAYPFLAFSGIPSLSFRFVSQEVYPHYGTSFDNKEYLGFATAHHLGSIATGAGLVAGQLALRLVHDHVLYLDVLRYRKVLSQSVVNINQRLKQVTRDGSAEGLSARWIIMALGSYSRAATDLNTELLNTDLTDTLACHNINDRIMRVEHNLLSPFVSPKEVPFRHLLFGHGSHTMAAMLEGEDREALRTQLALATWTLQGCANALSGDVWDSDNQI; this comes from the exons ATGGCAGCAACTGTTAATCAAGTGAGGTCGTCGCTTTCCAAAATG TTTAAGAGTGAGCGGTACAGccccttcactctgcagtcagaCGGAGAGAGCCACGTGGAGGTGAAGCTGTCTGATGACATAGATGACCACGCCCCCTCTGAGCAGGCAGGCCAACCAGGGGGCTCGCCCTCCTACAGGCCCCGCCCCAAGCGGAACTACCGCATGTGTTATCTGGCCCTTGGAATCCTCTTTATCTTCATCATCG GTTATCTGATTGGCTATGTGAGCCACCGTTCTCCTCTCCAGGAGCCAATCCCTTGTGATTCTGAACAGGAAAAGGGCGTGGCTAAGAAGGCTATAGTAGAATACTCTCTATCCTGGACCAACATCACCAGCCTGCTGGCACGGAGACTGACTCCTGACGCCTTCAACAGCAGACTGAG TGATGTTGAACAGACAGATCACACAGCAGGGAGCACTGGAGACAACATTCTGGGAAATCATGTGTTGGAAAGCTTTAAGAGTCTGGAGATGGAGCCCTGGACTGACACACACTATGTCCAACTACAGATGCCCAACAG TGAGAAGCCAAACCGTGTACTGATTGGCCAAGATGAGGTGTGCCAGCCTAAGGGCTATCTGGCCTATAGCGCCACAGGAAAAGCGAAG GGCAAGGCAGTGTATGGTAACTATGGGAGTCAGGAGGACTTGGCACTGCTACAGACTCTGAAGGTTGAGCTGAACAGCACTGTGATTCTACTGAGAGCTTCAGGACAGATCAGCCTGGCACAGcag GTGGCTAATGTAGCTGCATTGGGGGTATCTGCTGTGTTGATTTACCCTGAACACAAGACTGAAACTACTGAACTATATGGgcat GTCCATCTAGGTTCTGGAGACCCCTATACTCCAGGGTTCCCCTCCTTCAACCACACCCAGTTCCCTCCCACCCAGTCCTCTGGTCTGCCCAATGTACTGGCCCAAAGCATTACTGCTCAGACTGCTGTCAAGATACTAAA ACGTATAGGTGGGCCTGATTCTCCTCCCAGTTTTAAAGGAAAACTGGACAATGTGAAGTACACCCTGGGAGGGGCCAGTAGTGAGGATGTCACAGTGGAGGTGAACAACGTGCTGCAGGACACCGAGATACACAACGTCTTTGGAGTCATCAAGGGCTTCATTGAGCCAG ATCGGTACGTGGTACTGGGGGCTCAGAGGGATGCGTGGGGTCCAGGCTACGCTAAATCCACTGTCGGGACCACACTGCTGCTGGAGCTGGCTAGAGCTGTGTCTGAGATGGTGCACACAG atggtttCCGTCCCAGGAGGAGTCTGGTGTTTGCCAGTTGGAGTGCAGGAGAGTACGGCAGTGTTGGAGCTACAGAGTGGCTGGAG GGATACCTCTCCTCTCTGGACAGAAGAGTTGTCACCTACATCAGCCTGGATGGAGTAGTCACGG GAAATTATGCTGTGAATGCATCTGCCAGTCCCCTGCTCCACAGCCTTCTGGAAAGAACCATGAAGGAGGTGAAGAATCCCATTGGTTTTGGAGAGTCTGGGAAGTCTCTGTATGATCATGTGGCTGGAGTCAACTTTGAGAAGGCAGT GTTTAAGCCCATGCAGATGGAAGACTCTGCATATCCGTTCCTGGCCTTCTCTggaatcccctctctctccttccgctTCGTCTCTCAGGAG GTCTACCCTCACTACGGCACCTCTTTTGACAACAAGGAATACCTTGGTTTCGCCACCGCCCATCACCTTGGTTCCATAGCCACTGGGGCGGGATTGGTCGCGGGTCAGCTGGCGTTACGACTGGTCCACGATCACGTGCTGTATCTGGACGTGCTACGCTACAGGAAGGTTCTCAGCCAATCGGTGGTCAACATCAACCAGCGTCTCAAACAAGTCACCCGG GATGGTTCTGCCGAGGGTCTGTCAGCTCGTTGGATCATCATGGCCTTAGGGTCCTACAGTAGAGCTGCTACTGACCTCAACACCGAACTACTCAACACCGACCTCACTGACACACTGGCCTGCCACAACATCAACGACCGCATCATGAGG gtGGAACACAACCTCCTCTCACCGTTTGTCTCCCCCAAGGAGGTTCCGTTCCGCCACCTGCTGTTTGGCCATGGTTCCCACACCATGGCAGCCATGttggagggggaggacagggaggcaCTGCGGACCCAGCTGGCCCTGGCCACCTGGACGCTACAGGGCTGTGCCAACGCTCTCTCTGGAGACGTCTGGGACAGCGACAACCAGATCTAA